The following proteins come from a genomic window of Edaphobacter sp. 4G125:
- a CDS encoding FkbM family methyltransferase yields the protein MAFDNVRSILGIHSPLSSLKLLCVAANFSRPKFRTVWQSMLRPFVHHDEVDIRYRCAKCYRTIHLRVPELESDFLSTLELGARDTYELDDGFHPDLVIDGGGNIGLFTLRVSALESGDGKRPRFVVYEPMPHNSEQCRRHLAENKVDAEIVTACLGGTRRTVPFYCRSAIASSFDPTKPYDRVMEMPVHLLQDAIGDVPAERILIKLDIEGMEVEALSALLPTEKRPVYVVGELHDAAVNGPELESLFRMHGWTFHCGTVAQNQALFHACSPSALPMLRSMAPFHTPQSLASATVVH from the coding sequence CAAATTCAGAACCGTCTGGCAATCGATGCTCCGGCCTTTTGTCCATCATGACGAGGTGGACATCCGATACCGGTGCGCAAAGTGTTACCGGACGATCCACCTGCGTGTTCCGGAGCTGGAGAGCGATTTTCTTAGTACGCTTGAGCTTGGCGCACGCGATACTTACGAGCTTGACGATGGGTTTCATCCGGACCTCGTGATCGACGGTGGAGGGAATATCGGGCTCTTCACGCTTCGTGTGTCCGCGCTCGAATCCGGCGACGGGAAAAGGCCTCGATTCGTGGTTTATGAACCTATGCCGCATAACAGCGAACAGTGCAGACGCCACCTTGCGGAGAACAAAGTCGACGCAGAGATTGTGACCGCCTGTCTTGGCGGAACACGCCGCACTGTCCCTTTCTATTGCCGCAGCGCAATTGCCAGCAGTTTCGATCCGACGAAGCCTTACGATCGCGTGATGGAGATGCCTGTCCACCTGCTTCAGGACGCCATTGGAGATGTTCCTGCGGAGCGCATTCTGATTAAGCTCGATATCGAAGGCATGGAGGTCGAGGCACTAAGCGCCTTATTGCCTACGGAAAAGAGACCCGTGTATGTCGTCGGGGAGTTGCATGACGCTGCCGTGAATGGGCCTGAGCTGGAGAGTCTATTCCGCATGCATGGATGGACCTTTCACTGTGGCACGGTGGCACAGAATCAGGCGCTCTTTCACGCGTGTTCGCCGTCAGCCCTTCCCATGTTGCGTTCCATGGCTCCATTTCACACACCGCAGAGCTTAGCTTCCGCAACTGTGGTTCATTAA
- a CDS encoding DUF2203 domain-containing protein, whose protein sequence is MSRTFTLSEAQTLLPVLEALLRRAQKSGTRAAEIEAELEQLRQKIFLQGGVHVDVATVARRRAERDKALQDTKDTLAEIDAIGVQVKDLEKGLLDFPCVMDGQTVLLCWKLGEKEIGYWHSTEEGFAGRKPIDARFGRAERERPN, encoded by the coding sequence TTGAGCAGAACCTTTACCCTGAGTGAGGCGCAGACACTGCTTCCTGTGCTGGAGGCATTGCTGCGCAGAGCGCAGAAGTCGGGGACGCGCGCTGCTGAGATTGAAGCTGAGCTGGAGCAACTACGGCAGAAAATCTTCCTCCAGGGCGGCGTTCATGTGGATGTTGCCACTGTGGCCAGGCGCCGAGCCGAGCGGGACAAGGCACTACAAGACACGAAGGACACCCTGGCGGAGATCGATGCAATCGGCGTACAGGTGAAGGATCTGGAAAAAGGACTTCTGGATTTTCCCTGTGTGATGGATGGGCAGACGGTTCTGCTGTGCTGGAAACTGGGCGAGAAAGAGATCGGATACTGGCACTCTACCGAAGAGGGATTCGCCGGGCGCAAGCCGATTGATGCGCGGTTCGGAAGAGCAGAGCGTGAGCGTCCGAACTGA